TTTCTTCGGTGGCGCCCGGAGCGATGAAGTCGGTTTTCGAGGCGATGATCACCAGGGCCGACGCATGCTGCGCCCAGCCGCGGTTGAATTCATTGAGCAGGCCCAGGAAACGCGCCCAGTCTGCCGTGTCGCGGCGCGCATAGAGGAAACGCCATGGCTGCGAGTTATAGGCCGACGGCGCCCAGCGTGCGGCTTCGAAGAAACTCAGCAGGGTGTCTTTCGGGATGCTCTCGCCGGTGAACGCGCGCGGCGACCAGCGGTCGGTGAATTGAGTGTGGATCGAGTGGTCGGCAACACGTGGATTGGCGCTCATGGGCGGCTCCTGAAGGACGATTCGGCGTTCCAAGCTACTGCGCGCCCACTGGGCTGACAAGTCTTGTAACGCCGCCAGTCGTAAGCACTTGGTTCCGAAGGCCTTGGGTACTAGACTGGCGGCCTTTTCACCTACCGATACTGATGTAGAACCATGGCCGCCAAAGTCGAACCTTTCTGGATACGCAAAACCCTCGAACACCTCGATCAGGAGGAGTGGGAGTCGTTGTGCGACGGCTGTGGCCTGTGCTGCCTGCAGAAACTTGAGGATGAAGAGGACAACAGC
This region of Pseudomonas asgharzadehiana genomic DNA includes:
- a CDS encoding nitroreductase family protein, which translates into the protein MSANPRVADHSIHTQFTDRWSPRAFTGESIPKDTLLSFFEAARWAPSAYNSQPWRFLYARRDTADWARFLGLLNEFNRGWAQHASALVIIASKTDFIAPGATEETPALWHTFDTGSAWGHLALQASLSGWHTHGMAGFDQDLTRKELKIPDGYALHAAVAIGKLGDKSTLPEYLQDREAPSPRKPLSELVCEGDFSL